A portion of the Oncorhynchus nerka isolate Pitt River linkage group LG27, Oner_Uvic_2.0, whole genome shotgun sequence genome contains these proteins:
- the LOC115110977 gene encoding arrestin domain-containing protein 3-like encodes MAVKHFSVDYKTINEHGTFSAGDTITGRVTLEASKETSLQSLFIKAKGKAEVKWTENEGQNPVDYSGKKKYFSLQILLQEGKGDGSEIIYPGRHVYPFTFQIPAKDMPSSYMGKWGKITYYLKAKLIRTLWLIDRAKTEFTYLSKTNMIIPGLREPQHGSKILFFASGNISLDIHIETMGYLSGEAIKILVEIHNNSTRTVTPNFYLYEEQSFFAKNKRNIYTNDIIKERGDPVTASTRQTVTKVLTIPPQLPVSLLDCSILKLEYRLKVTLDVPTAKDPEVKLPLVILLDKSIAAEERQQEYSWSK; translated from the exons ATGGCAGTAAAACACTTCTCAGTCGACTACAAGACGATTAATGAACATGGCACTTTTTCAGCTGGGGATACTATCACTGGGCGGGTCACTTTGGAAGCATCCAAGGAGACCTCTCTCCAGTCTCTTTTTATCAAAGCAAAAGGGAAAGCTGAGGTTAAATGGACTGAAAATGAGGGTCAAAACCCTGTGGACTACAGTGGCAAGAAGAAATACTTCAGTCTTCAAATATTGTTGCAGGAAGGGAAGGGGGATG GCTCTGAAAtaatttatcctgggagacatgTGTATCCTTTCACCTTCCAGATTCCAGCCAA AGATATGCCTTCATCTTACATGGGGAAATGGGGCAAAATCACCTACTATTTGAAGGCCAAGTTGATCAGGACGCTTTGGTTGATAGACAGAGCCAAGACAGAGTTCACATATCTGTCAAAGACTAATATGATCATTCCTGGACTGAGG GAGCCCCAGCATGGTTCCAAGATTCTATTCTTTGCCTCTGGAAATATCTCTTTGGACATTCATATTGAGACAATGGGGTATCTATCAG GTGAAGCAATAAAAATCCTTGTTGAGATACACAACAACTCTACACGCACAGTAACCCCCAACTTCTACCTATATGAAGAGCAAAGCTTCTTCGCCAAAAATAAAAGGAACATCTACACCAATGACAtcattaaagagagaggagaTCCTGTTACGGCTTCTACAAGACAGACTGTGACCAAAGTGCTGACTATCCCTCCAcaactccctgtctccctcctagACTGCTCCATACTGAAGTTAGAGTACAGACTGAAG GTCACTCTTGACGTCCCAACGGCCAAAGACCCAGAGGTTAAACTTCCCCTGGTTATCCTCCTGGATAAATCAATAGCAGCTGAGGAACGGCAGCAGGAATACAGTTGGTCTAAATGA